The Legionella jordanis genomic sequence GATACCCAAGAAACAGTTTGGTTTAACCAAGCTCACCTATTTGATTTCAATCCGGAATTATTGGGCTTAATTAATTTTATGGCTGCAAGCTTAGTCTATTTTCGCCGCCAAACCCGATTGCATGAAATTTCGTTTGCAAATGGAGATAAGATCCCACGGGAAGATTTATACCATATCCTTGATGTTCTAAAACAGCATTCCGTAGCCCATTCCTGGAAAAAAGGGGATGTCCTGATTTTGGATAACATCCTGTGCATGCATGGACGGGCCTGTTTTAGGGGAAAACGAAGAATTTTGACGGCGATGACATCTTAATACATCCCGCAGAGTAATGACCTTAACCCTGTAGTCAGAATTGCAACCGATTTTCATGCCGATCCTGGGTCTCAAACTGCTTAATGTGCATCCTTCTTGCCTTGGCTAAAATACTAAAAAACATGAGTTGTCTGTTTTGAAGTGGTTGGTGATTTAAAAAACTGGAGGTGAAAGAGATCCCGGTTTTCGATAACAAACGTTTAATTTCGGAAATGCAGCTTGAATTCTCATCATTAAGCGTTAGCACCAGATTCGGTTGCAACTTAAAATGGAAACAACAGGATGGATTGCAGGATTTGATGAAGTAAATGATATTTTTAAGAAGTTGCCTTTGATCGTTATCTGAGAGTTCGAGCTCCTTGGTTAAAATCTTAATTTCAAGGCAGGTAAGCCCTAAAGGCAAAATTTTTGCCAATTTTCCAAACGTATGTTGGTGGTTGACACCCCTAAAGCTAAAGCGGAGTGTCGATTCGCCAGGGAATTTGTCGAGCCCATTCAGAAAGGTAACTGGCAAGTCATGCCATGATAGGTACTGAGATAGTGAAAAGCTCTCAAGAAAGCTTTCTTGCAAAACCTCAACCATCTTTTGCTGAACGTCCTTGTCCTTCTCCGGGGAAAAAACCAAGTTTCCAAAATGAAATGCACGCAAAGAACGAGGGGCTAGCATTAATGCTTGAAATACCTCTTTTAAATTATCCCAGGTTTCAACTCCCCGAAAATAGCCATAGGAAATGTACAACTCATCAATAGTATGCGGTTGTTTTAAGAATTGAGCTAACACAGGAATACAGCTGCTGTCGGCAAGCTCTAATTTTAACACTTTAAAATTAGAGTTATTTTGAATTAATGCTTCGGAAATAACTGCAAACGCATTGTTTGAAAGCTCATTCGAGCCAAGGGTTAACTCTAGTATCGTGAAATAGCTGTTCCTTTCAACTTCAGTAAGGATAAGCTTTATCAACTCATTTCTAACTGTACCCAGGCTAATGTTAAGTGCTATAGGTTTATGGCAAAGTCTTGCAGCCTCTCTAAAGAGCAGCATGGCCTCTTTTTCTTTGACTTCGGCAATATTTAAAATGTCTATTCGGGTAAGGCTTTTTTGTCCAATGAGTTCGTTGATGGACTTAGATGCCTCCTGAATGTCAGAGGAAATGCTGAGTATCAAGTGTCCTCCCTGAAAAATGGCCATTGTATCTAGCTTCGAGCCTAATTTCTATGGACTAGATTAGGTTCGTTGAAACTGGCAAACGCGATTGCATAGGCAAAGCGGAGAATAAATGATTAATCCATATATCTGCCTAGGTGCGCTTGGTCACCCATATGAGTTGTGGCTTGACTTAAAAATTCTTAAAGACAAAAAATCACCAATCTTGTCGCGTTTTTCTCTTTGCCACTCTCTTATGTACCAGGTTGGTACACTGAATTCTGGCCATAAAGTTCCCTTTCCAAGTGAATTTTTTTTGCTTTGGCCAAAATGTTAAAAAAAGTGGCTTGGCTGTTTTGAAGTGAAGAAGGGCGGTAACTTAAGAAACTGGAATTGAATTTAATTGCTGTTTGGGAGAGTAAATGCTTTAGTTCTGCAATTTCTGCACGATTATTTTCATTCTCGTCAAATATCAATTTTTGATCCAGCTTGAAATTAAAGCTGCTTTTTGGATCGCAGGCTTTGAGAAAATGAATTAACAGCTGTAACAAGTTTTTTCGATAATTGTCATTTTGATCGTTATTGGAATTCCCTGCCTTTCGAGGGAAGCAAATTTTTAAATCAAGATTATCAAGCTTTTCTGAGATGCTTGCTATTAATTCGAAGGTTTCTCGCTGATGAGGATTAGGTGCAGAAAGCATAGTGATGGAGAGTGTTACTTCTCCGGGAAACTCCCTTAAAGACGTAATCAAGTCTACAGGCTCGCAAAAGTTACCCATGTTCATAGCAAACGAAAATTTTTCGAGGGAAACTTCTTGTAATACCTGAGTTAGAAGCTGCTGAGTATTTTTATCCGTCCAGGGTATGAAGGGTAAACCACTTATATGCAGAGTCTTTAGATGCCTTTTTTTATTGCCTTCAAGCGGTAAAATTAATGCCTCAAATACTTCATCAAGCAGCTTTAAGCTCCTGCATTCCTTTAGAAGTGTAAAAAAAATATGCAACTCATATAAACTATGATTAACTTTTAGGCTTTGCGCGAGAAGCGGAATACAACTGCCGTATAAAGCGGATAATTTCAGTGTCTTGAGGGCACAAGCCTTGCGATTAAGCGCTTCAGAAACTATCAAAAAACTATCGCTTGAAGCAGATTCAGTTTGAAGGTCTAAATCCAGGGTTATAAAACATTCATTCCCTTCAATTTCATTGAAAATACGCCGCAAAAATTCATTGCTAAGCCAACTTAAATTTAAATTTAGTACTGTAGGTTCCCGTCGATCCCTCACGATTTCTTGAAACAAAGTAATCGCTTCTTCTTCCTTATTCTGCTGAATTTGTGAAAAAATTATTACGCCTACGCCTTTAGAATCAACAAAGTCGCGAAGACGTTGACGTGCGTCCTGAACATCAGAAGCAATAGTTATCATCATTAACTGTAATCCATTAGAGATTTTAAAGGCGATTCATGTCAGTTCATTGGCTACTTTTATCTTGCTGTTCCTCATTTACGGCCAGGAGGATTTTCTCTTCCAGAGCTTTTGCAACATATAGTGGTTTGTTAATGCCATTGATCATTATCGAGAAAATAACAGGACTCCCGTTTTGACGGATCATATAACCTGATAGGGAAGAAATGTCATGCATGCTACCGGTTTTAGCAAACACGTTTTTTTCAAGGCTAGTCTTTTGCATTCGGTCCCTTAATGTACCTGAAACCCCTGCTTGCGCTAGGGCACGCATTAAAATTGGTTGGATATTCTTGTCTTTATAGATGTCGCTTAACAAAGTGACCATTTGCTTGGGAGTGGCAAGATTGTAGCGAGTACCAACCCCATCCGCTAATTGGATTTGCTTCATATCGAGCGAACTATGCTGGGATAAAATAGTTTTTATTGCAAAAACTCCCTGTTTGTAGCTGCCATCTTTCGTTAAAGAATATGCCAGCTCTTTGGTCAGGCTATTGGCGTACACATTATCAGACTCCTGCAACATATGGCTTACTAATTTAGATAAGTTCTCCGAGTCGTCTTTAGCCAGTAATTTGGCATCTGGGGGTATTTCTCCCTTCACAATATGGCCGTTGAAGGCAATTTGATTCTCCTTCAAGATGTTTCGAATTTCCTGTTTGACCAACAAAGGAGGATTGGGTACTGCTAATTTCATTTCTTTAGCCCCATTTTGTTGAGCATAGCAACCAAACAGTTTAAGAGTATTATTTTTGTTAACTTCAATGTTCAAATTGCAGTGGTTTTTGGCTTCCTCTTTGCTGACTGTGACGAGTTCGTTAATAATTTTTATGCCATTAGATGGACTTTTTTCCTTGATAGTAACCGGTCCCCCTAATGTTTCAGAGCTAATAAAATCATAGGCAATTGCATTTTCATTAATGATGACCGCAGTATCGGGAGCGGCATAGTACCAGCCGAGATCATCATAGGACTCTCCAGGGGCGTGGTAGGGGGCTTTGAAACGTGAGCTGTCAACTACGATATTGCCTTTAATGGCGTGGATATTATTTTTCTTCAATTGAAGCAAGAGTGTTTTGAGCTTCTCTGAGGTAAAAGATGGAGAGCCCGTAAATTGTATATAAAAATTGCCTCCCTTTTGAAAAAGACTGGTGGAAAAACGATAATCGGGTTTAAGTTGGTATAAAGCGGCGGTCGCGGTAAATAATTTAACGCCACTTGCAGGTGCGAACATGGTTTGTGGGTTTTTACTGTAGATGGTTTCGCCGGTTATTGCGTCTTGAATTAAAATACCGACGGTAGAAGAGGGTAGTTTTTGGTCAATTAAGGCATCAATTTTTTCGGATAGTGATCGAGATTTGACCTCTGGGCTCAGTAAACAGAGTATTAGGATACAACTGAAAAAAGTATATCGCATTCTGTTATTCCTTAAAAATTGGCCAGTGTGAAATCCATTTGCTTGAAAACAATAAGTATTCAGCAGATGAATACCGAGAATCAATAAATCACATTGTATTATCCACAGTGAGCTTTGCAAGTCTCTTGATAAAAAGAAATTAATGCTGACTTGTTACCCTTAAAATTTCAGCAAGGGATGTATCTCCTGCCAATACTCGTTTAAAACCGTCTTCGCGAATAGTTGCTGTCTTGGGTCTTAGGTAATTATCAATCGTTTGTAAACTTTCATTTCGGTGAATCATGCCGCGTAAGGTTTCATCCATGGTGATTAACTCATAAATACCAGTGCGTCCACGATAGCCTGAATGATTGCACTGCTCACAACCTTTAGGCTCACATACTTTTGAAATATCTGTATCTGGTTTGAGCCTCATCAACTCCCTTTCATCTTCACGCAGCTGATGTGGGGTTTTGCAATGCGGACACAACTTCCTGACAAGCCTTTGAGCAATCAAACCAACCAAGCTTGAGGCCAAAAGAAAAGATTCTACACCCATGTCATGCAGTCTTGTGATGGCCCCTAATGCGCTGTTGGTGTGAAGAGTGGAAAGTACCAAGTGGCCTGTTAAACTGGCTTGAACAGCAATTTCGGCCGTTTCCAGATCACGAATCTCACCAATCATCACCACATCGGGATCTTGCCGTAAAATGGCCCTGAGACCTTTGGCAAAAGTCATCTGCACCTTAGTATTTACTTGTGTTTGGCCAATACCAGGCAAATCATATTCGATTGGATCCTCAATGGTTAATATATTACGGCTTACCTGATTGAGTTCCGTCAGCATTCCATAAAGCGAAGTCGTTTTACCCGAACCTGTGGGTCCTGTCACCAAAATGATGCCATGAGGTTCAGCGATGAGACTGCGCATCGCCTTTAAAGTCTCTTTAGGCATCCCCAGCAAACTTAAATCGAGTTGCGCCGCTTGCTTATCTAAAATCCTAAGAACGATTCGTTCACCATGGTTAGACGGCAAGGTTGAAACACGCACGTCGATATTATGTCCGCCGATACGAAGAGCAATTCGACCATCCTGTGGTATCCGTTTTTCAGCAATATCCAATTTTGCCATCACTTTAACACGTGAAATTACCAAAGGGGCAATAGCTCGTTGAATTTCAAGCACTTCATTAAGGACACCATCAATACGGTTGCGAACCAGGACTCGATTTTCATAAGTCTCAATGTGAATGTCCGACGCCTTTTGTTTTATAGCCTGAGTAAACAGAGCATTGAGTAAACGAATGATAGGGGCATCGTCTTGCGTGTCGAGCAAATCTTCACTGACAGGGAGTTGGTCTGCTAACAGTGACAAATCCATATCTTCTTCCATCACCTCAGCAGCGTCCAAGACAGAGGATTGAGATTGGTAGACTTGCGCTAAGTGCTGTTGAAACTCAGACTCATTGACCTCTTTAAGAGATAAGTCGCACTGAAGTAGACGTTTAACTTCCGACAAAGTGTGAAGGGATGGATTCGGTAAATGATAAATGAGAGCGCGGCCGTCCTCTTGAGTATTTGCAATCACACCTTGTGTCTTGGCGAAACTGTAAGGAAGGCGTTTTACTCGTTCGGTGGTTTCCATGGATTATTTGGTCATCATAATACGGGGTTGTACTTGTTGCTTAAGTATAACAGTTTGTTGAGCACTCTGACTAAAGGGCCTTGGCAAAGCAGCTTGATTTTGTGAAGGAAGAATGACTTCATTATTGTCCGAATTGTAAGGTTGGCCGCGCAACAATTCCAGCTGTTGCTGGCGAACGTCTGTGTATTTGCCCCCACTTACGTAAAGGGCATCGCTTCGCGTT encodes the following:
- the lspE gene encoding GspE family T2SS ATPase variant LspE; this translates as METTERVKRLPYSFAKTQGVIANTQEDGRALIYHLPNPSLHTLSEVKRLLQCDLSLKEVNESEFQQHLAQVYQSQSSVLDAAEVMEEDMDLSLLADQLPVSEDLLDTQDDAPIIRLLNALFTQAIKQKASDIHIETYENRVLVRNRIDGVLNEVLEIQRAIAPLVISRVKVMAKLDIAEKRIPQDGRIALRIGGHNIDVRVSTLPSNHGERIVLRILDKQAAQLDLSLLGMPKETLKAMRSLIAEPHGIILVTGPTGSGKTTSLYGMLTELNQVSRNILTIEDPIEYDLPGIGQTQVNTKVQMTFAKGLRAILRQDPDVVMIGEIRDLETAEIAVQASLTGHLVLSTLHTNSALGAITRLHDMGVESFLLASSLVGLIAQRLVRKLCPHCKTPHQLREDERELMRLKPDTDISKVCEPKGCEQCNHSGYRGRTGIYELITMDETLRGMIHRNESLQTIDNYLRPKTATIREDGFKRVLAGDTSLAEILRVTSQH
- the dacB gene encoding D-alanyl-D-alanine carboxypeptidase/D-alanyl-D-alanine endopeptidase produces the protein MRYTFFSCILILCLLSPEVKSRSLSEKIDALIDQKLPSSTVGILIQDAITGETIYSKNPQTMFAPASGVKLFTATAALYQLKPDYRFSTSLFQKGGNFYIQFTGSPSFTSEKLKTLLLQLKKNNIHAIKGNIVVDSSRFKAPYHAPGESYDDLGWYYAAPDTAVIINENAIAYDFISSETLGGPVTIKEKSPSNGIKIINELVTVSKEEAKNHCNLNIEVNKNNTLKLFGCYAQQNGAKEMKLAVPNPPLLVKQEIRNILKENQIAFNGHIVKGEIPPDAKLLAKDDSENLSKLVSHMLQESDNVYANSLTKELAYSLTKDGSYKQGVFAIKTILSQHSSLDMKQIQLADGVGTRYNLATPKQMVTLLSDIYKDKNIQPILMRALAQAGVSGTLRDRMQKTSLEKNVFAKTGSMHDISSLSGYMIRQNGSPVIFSIMINGINKPLYVAKALEEKILLAVNEEQQDKSSQ